Proteins from a genomic interval of Clostridium cochlearium:
- a CDS encoding DNA polymerase IV produces the protein MDRIIMHIDLDAFFASVEQRDNPKLKGKPVIVGGTSGRGVVATASYEARKYGVHSAMPVFMARKKCPYGIYVPSRHDRYREVSKNIFKIFYEITEVVEPVSIDEAYLDITNCGKEPLKVVDYIKKEIWKRERLTASIGISYNKFLAKLASDWNKPNGIKIIKKDMIPDILLPLSINKVHGMGKKSVKKMNNIGVFKIEDMYKLPLDLFIEYFGKFGLEIYERIRGIDNREVEVGRERKSIGNETTLRKDTKDIEEIKKYLYSFSKSISKGLRKNHMWGKTVTVKIKNYKFEITTKSKTLKEYINEEEKIYIEACKILDSINIKDPLRLIGLTLSNLSEIKIEQLTIEQLMNSQRS, from the coding sequence TTGGATAGAATTATTATGCATATAGATTTAGATGCTTTTTTTGCCTCTGTAGAGCAAAGAGATAATCCTAAATTAAAGGGAAAACCTGTTATAGTTGGGGGAACTAGTGGTAGGGGAGTTGTGGCAACAGCTTCCTATGAAGCTAGAAAATATGGTGTTCATTCTGCTATGCCTGTTTTTATGGCTAGAAAAAAATGTCCCTATGGTATATATGTTCCCTCAAGACATGATAGATATAGGGAAGTATCAAAGAATATATTTAAAATATTTTATGAAATAACTGAAGTTGTAGAACCAGTTTCCATAGATGAAGCCTATTTAGATATAACAAATTGTGGTAAAGAACCTTTAAAGGTTGTAGATTACATAAAAAAAGAAATATGGAAAAGGGAAAGACTAACTGCATCTATTGGAATTTCTTATAATAAATTTTTAGCTAAATTAGCTTCGGATTGGAATAAGCCAAATGGAATAAAAATAATAAAAAAAGATATGATTCCAGATATATTATTACCTTTATCAATAAATAAAGTACATGGAATGGGAAAAAAGTCAGTGAAAAAAATGAATAATATAGGTGTTTTTAAAATTGAAGATATGTATAAGCTTCCCTTAGATCTTTTTATAGAGTATTTTGGTAAATTTGGATTAGAAATATATGAAAGAATAAGAGGAATTGACAATAGAGAAGTTGAAGTTGGAAGAGAAAGAAAATCTATAGGAAATGAAACAACCCTAAGAAAGGATACTAAAGATATAGAAGAAATTAAAAAATATCTGTATAGTTTTTCTAAAAGTATATCAAAGGGTTTAAGGAAAAACCACATGTGGGGAAAGACAGTAACAGTAAAAATAAAAAATTATAAGTTTGAAATCACAACCAAAAGTAAAACCTTAAAAGAATATATTAATGAAGAAGAAAAAATATATATTGAAGCCTGTAAAATACTTGATAGCATAAATATAAAAGACCCCTTAAGACTTATAGGTCTTACACTATCAAATCTTTCAGAAATTAAAATTGAACAATTAACTATAGAACAACTTATGAACTCCCAAAGAAGTTAA
- a CDS encoding cupin domain-containing protein — MKNNLIKNVEFAKIFNLEELVEYQEGQVISRTLSQGKGSSVTLFSFDKGEEISSHSSDGDAMVYVIDGEAEITVGDEKFNVKKGETIVMPSGIPHALYATEKFKMLLIVIFEQ; from the coding sequence ATGAAAAATAATTTAATTAAAAACGTAGAATTTGCAAAGATTTTTAATTTAGAAGAACTAGTAGAATACCAAGAGGGTCAAGTAATAAGTAGAACTCTTTCTCAAGGAAAAGGTTCCAGTGTAACCTTATTTTCCTTTGACAAAGGAGAGGAGATAAGCTCTCATTCATCTGATGGAGATGCAATGGTTTATGTTATTGATGGAGAGGCAGAAATAACAGTTGGAGATGAAAAGTTTAATGTAAAAAAAGGTGAAACTATAGTAATGCCATCAGGTATACCTCATGCCTTATATGCAACAGAAAAATTTAAAATGCTTCTTATAGTTATATTTGAGCAATAA
- the mntA gene encoding type VII toxin-antitoxin system MntA family adenylyltransferase antitoxin, protein MLQNNLKEVINILDNNIEKLVEDYGIKLLYIFGSYAKGKNTEDSDLDIAVLLDENYNPMDKLSLIGDLTLIFKRNDIDLVILNSASPVLRHQIIKYGKLVYMESEEIKVFFEVKVLKVYMDMEPFRRTQMKYINEWIEKNSGSDS, encoded by the coding sequence GTGTTGCAAAATAACCTAAAAGAAGTTATAAATATTTTAGATAATAATATAGAGAAATTAGTTGAGGATTATGGAATTAAATTATTATATATATTTGGTTCTTATGCAAAAGGTAAAAATACTGAAGATAGTGATTTAGATATAGCAGTTCTTTTAGATGAAAATTATAATCCTATGGATAAATTAAGCTTAATAGGAGATTTAACTTTAATATTTAAAAGAAATGATATAGATTTAGTTATTTTAAATTCTGCAAGTCCAGTCTTAAGGCATCAAATAATCAAATATGGAAAACTTGTATATATGGAAAGTGAAGAAATTAAGGTATTTTTTGAAGTTAAAGTTCTTAAGGTATACATGGATATGGAACCATTTAGAAGAACTCAGATGAAATATATTAATGAATGGATTGAAAAAAATTCAGGGAGTGATAGTTAA
- a CDS encoding HepT-like ribonuclease domain-containing protein has protein sequence MVSFRNILVHDYMKIDEEIIINVLKNNLDDFAKFMNYINQWIKEKNY, from the coding sequence ATGGTTTCATTTAGAAATATACTTGTTCACGATTATATGAAAATTGACGAAGAAATAATTATAAATGTATTAAAAAATAATTTGGATGATTTTGCTAAATTTATGAATTACATAAACCAATGGATTAAAGAAAAAAACTATTGA
- a CDS encoding MATE family efflux transporter: protein MENTLKTKARNNEFYKVLGRLALPIIIQNFITAFLNMIDTVMVGKLGEVEIASVGVANQYFFFFNLLVLGISSGGGIFISQFWGKRDEKNIKKILGVNVIAGVSISLIMTLIALLMPENIISLFNKDPQVIQSGAKYLKVISVSYILTAITLAYSISLRCIGEAIIPMAISGIALITNVFFNYGLIFGHFGLPALGVKGAALATVIARLVECLALLIYVYSKKGVLAASIKEMTDINMKFINKIYRTIASVLFNEACWGLAMVMYAAIYGRIGTKAIASIQICTTVQNLFMVVTLGVANASAVMIGNKIGEGKEEEGKEYAKKFTKMGIVLGIILGFSMALSAPFILNLFNVSKEVMTTSLLILYITSAIMVMRVFNAVMIVGVLRGGGDAKYALISEAVTMWLVGLPLTLIAAFIIKLPVYIVASMAGIEEFGKFILSYKRVKSNKWIKNVIHNI from the coding sequence TTGGAAAACACATTAAAAACAAAAGCTAGAAACAATGAATTTTATAAAGTTTTAGGGAGATTAGCACTACCTATAATAATTCAAAACTTTATAACAGCTTTTTTGAATATGATAGACACAGTTATGGTAGGAAAATTAGGTGAAGTGGAAATAGCATCTGTAGGTGTAGCAAACCAATATTTCTTTTTCTTTAACCTACTTGTACTTGGAATATCTAGCGGTGGAGGAATATTTATTTCTCAATTTTGGGGAAAAAGAGATGAAAAAAACATAAAAAAAATATTGGGAGTAAATGTAATAGCAGGTGTTTCAATATCATTGATAATGACATTAATAGCTTTATTAATGCCAGAAAATATAATATCTTTATTTAATAAAGATCCACAAGTCATACAATCAGGAGCTAAATATTTAAAAGTCATATCTGTAAGTTATATACTTACTGCTATAACTTTAGCATACAGTATATCTTTAAGATGTATTGGAGAAGCCATAATACCAATGGCCATAAGTGGAATTGCATTAATTACTAATGTATTTTTTAACTATGGATTAATCTTTGGACACTTTGGATTACCAGCCTTAGGAGTAAAAGGAGCAGCCTTAGCTACTGTAATTGCTAGATTAGTGGAATGTTTAGCACTTTTAATATATGTATATAGTAAAAAAGGTGTCTTAGCAGCATCCATAAAAGAAATGACAGATATAAACATGAAATTCATAAATAAAATATATAGAACTATAGCAAGTGTACTATTTAATGAAGCTTGTTGGGGACTAGCTATGGTTATGTATGCAGCAATATACGGTAGAATAGGTACAAAAGCCATTGCATCAATACAAATATGTACTACAGTACAAAACCTATTTATGGTAGTAACACTAGGGGTAGCTAATGCTTCAGCAGTTATGATAGGAAATAAAATAGGAGAAGGAAAAGAAGAAGAAGGAAAAGAATATGCTAAAAAATTTACTAAAATGGGTATAGTACTTGGAATAATATTAGGTTTTTCTATGGCACTAAGTGCACCATTTATATTAAACTTATTTAATGTATCTAAAGAAGTTATGACAACTTCTTTACTTATACTATATATAACCTCTGCTATAATGGTAATGAGAGTATTTAATGCTGTTATGATAGTAGGAGTTCTAAGAGGTGGAGGAGATGCAAAATATGCATTAATATCAGAAGCTGTAACTATGTGGCTTGTAGGACTTCCCCTAACTTTAATAGCCGCATTCATAATAAAACTACCAGTATATATAGTAGCATCCATGGCAGGCATAGAGGAATTTGGAAAGTTCATATTAAGTTATAAGAGAGTTAAATCGAATAAATGGATAAAAAACGTCATTCATAATATATAA
- a CDS encoding MBL fold metallo-hydrolase: MTNKAKIHYLYHDGFAVETENYFLIFDYYVDTPKGDERNIENGVISKEDLEGRKKVLVFSSHSHHDHFNPLILEWEKYNKNIKYILSSDIFLENYNKNHLIAYENRKLNVDGANIKVFGSTDIGVSYYVEVDGIAIFHAGDLNWWHWENDPMEEQADMELNFKSIINKLHNSVDNVDISFFPVDYRLDKFFYLGGNYFINKIRPNLFVPMHYWENTYIVKDFIEKMEEINEVVPCEIALVEERGQVIKFSKSV; the protein is encoded by the coding sequence ATGACTAATAAAGCTAAAATTCATTATCTTTATCATGATGGTTTTGCAGTAGAAACAGAAAATTATTTTTTAATATTTGATTATTATGTTGATACTCCTAAAGGAGATGAAAGAAATATTGAAAATGGGGTTATTTCTAAAGAGGATTTAGAAGGTAGGAAAAAAGTTTTAGTTTTTTCTTCTCATAGTCATCACGACCATTTTAATCCATTAATACTAGAATGGGAAAAATATAATAAAAATATAAAATACATTTTAAGTAGTGATATTTTTTTAGAAAACTATAATAAAAATCACTTAATAGCCTATGAAAATAGAAAACTTAATGTAGATGGGGCTAATATTAAAGTCTTTGGCTCTACAGATATTGGAGTTTCTTATTACGTTGAAGTAGATGGTATCGCTATATTTCATGCTGGAGATTTAAACTGGTGGCATTGGGAAAATGATCCCATGGAAGAACAAGCAGATATGGAACTCAATTTTAAATCCATTATAAATAAATTACATAATTCTGTGGATAATGTGGATATATCTTTCTTCCCTGTGGATTATAGATTGGATAAGTTTTTTTATTTAGGTGGAAATTATTTTATAAATAAAATAAGACCTAATTTATTTGTTCCTATGCATTATTGGGAAAACACTTACATTGTTAAGGATTTTATTGAAAAAATGGAAGAAATAAATGAAGTGGTTCCTTGTGAGATAGCTTTGGTAGAAGAAAGAGGGCAGGTTATTAAATTTAGTAAAAGTGTTTGA
- a CDS encoding acyl-CoA dehydratase activase-related protein, whose product MKIGIPKGLLYYKYYPFYISFFKNLGFEVVTSPDTNEDILNNGIKTCVDESCLPVKVFHGHCSYLKDKCDLLFVPRIMQINKDEYICPKFCGLVEMIANSIDNIPPIISEPIYAYGEKQLKKWAFKTGKILKGNRLLINNALKKALKVQQQYESGINNENFSKKIALIGHPYNIFDNYINMDITKKLNKLGIGVITEECLGQNYINKEVKRLYKKPFWTFVRNSYGFASYMARNKIVDGIIYISSFGCGIDSVILELIKNEDEKVPILEIKLDEQRGEAGIDTRLEAFSDMLQIS is encoded by the coding sequence ATGAAAATAGGTATACCAAAAGGACTTTTATATTATAAATATTATCCTTTTTATATAAGTTTTTTTAAAAATTTAGGATTTGAAGTTGTTACTTCACCAGATACCAATGAAGATATATTAAATAATGGAATAAAAACCTGTGTAGATGAAAGTTGTCTTCCGGTAAAGGTATTCCATGGACATTGTTCCTATTTAAAAGATAAATGTGATTTACTTTTTGTACCAAGAATTATGCAAATTAATAAAGATGAATATATTTGTCCTAAATTTTGTGGGTTAGTAGAAATGATTGCAAATAGCATAGATAACATACCTCCTATTATAAGTGAACCTATTTATGCTTATGGAGAAAAGCAATTAAAAAAGTGGGCTTTTAAAACAGGAAAAATTTTAAAAGGAAATAGGCTATTAATAAATAATGCCTTAAAGAAAGCATTAAAAGTTCAACAACAATACGAATCAGGTATAAATAACGAAAATTTTTCTAAAAAAATAGCATTAATAGGTCATCCTTATAATATATTTGATAATTATATAAATATGGATATAACAAAGAAATTAAATAAATTAGGTATAGGAGTTATTACAGAAGAGTGTTTAGGACAAAATTATATAAATAAAGAAGTAAAAAGATTGTATAAGAAGCCATTCTGGACTTTCGTTAGAAACTCCTATGGATTTGCTTCTTACATGGCAAGAAATAAAATAGTAGACGGTATAATTTACATATCCTCTTTTGGATGTGGTATAGATTCTGTTATTTTAGAGCTTATAAAAAATGAAGATGAAAAAGTCCCAATACTTGAAATTAAATTGGATGAACAAAGAGGAGAAGCTGGCATAGATACTAGATTAGAGGCTTTTTCTGATATGTTACAAATATCTTAG
- a CDS encoding 2-hydroxyglutaryl-CoA dehydratase encodes MNITFPHLGNTCFAVKALLDDLNIKYTMPPFTNKEMLQIGSKYSPEEICLPYKLMLGSYIKAIEQGADTLVLPGSCGPCRFGEYGELQKNALEKLGYKVDLILLDKPAAIGKNEFINRINKINKESKVSPLLKIKAIKLSHEIINLMDSIEGELRFLAGYEKKKGQCRKLLEACKKEALHSNGTEGTLDVLKKYKKKIKNIEIDKNKDPIKIAIIGEIYTILEPFSNLYIEDKLMNMGVSTLKSLTPSWWVKNTLLSVIKLNSLDMRLASRKYLPYYIGGHCRESVGDAVLFKRKDFNGAIQIFPMGCMPEIVCKAILPTISKEEDFPIMSLVVDELTGESGFDTRVEAFVDLLERRRFKDVSYGS; translated from the coding sequence TTGAATATAACTTTTCCACACTTGGGAAACACTTGCTTTGCAGTTAAAGCTCTTTTAGATGATTTAAATATAAAGTATACAATGCCTCCTTTTACTAATAAAGAGATGCTACAAATAGGTTCAAAATATTCACCAGAGGAAATATGCTTACCCTACAAATTAATGTTAGGTTCTTATATAAAAGCTATAGAACAAGGGGCAGACACTTTAGTATTACCAGGTAGCTGTGGTCCCTGTAGATTTGGAGAATATGGAGAACTTCAAAAAAATGCATTAGAAAAGTTAGGATATAAGGTAGATCTTATACTATTAGATAAACCTGCAGCTATTGGAAAAAATGAATTTATAAATAGAATAAATAAAATAAATAAAGAAAGTAAAGTAAGTCCTTTATTAAAAATAAAAGCTATAAAGCTTTCTCATGAAATAATAAATTTAATGGATAGTATAGAAGGAGAATTAAGATTTTTAGCGGGTTATGAAAAGAAAAAAGGACAATGTAGAAAACTTTTGGAAGCTTGCAAGAAAGAAGCATTACATAGCAATGGTACTGAGGGAACATTAGATGTTTTAAAAAAGTACAAAAAGAAAATAAAAAATATAGAAATAGATAAAAACAAAGACCCTATAAAAATAGCAATTATAGGAGAAATATATACCATACTAGAGCCATTTTCTAATTTATATATAGAAGATAAACTTATGAATATGGGAGTAAGTACTTTAAAATCTTTAACTCCTAGTTGGTGGGTAAAGAATACTTTATTATCTGTTATTAAATTAAATTCTTTAGATATGAGACTTGCTTCAAGAAAATATCTTCCTTATTACATAGGGGGACATTGTAGAGAGAGTGTAGGAGATGCGGTTTTATTTAAGAGAAAAGATTTTAATGGAGCTATACAAATATTTCCTATGGGATGTATGCCAGAAATAGTTTGCAAGGCAATACTTCCTACAATATCTAAAGAAGAGGACTTTCCTATAATGTCTTTAGTAGTGGATGAACTAACGGGAGAATCTGGCTTTGACACTAGAGTAGAAGCCTTTGTAGACTTATTAGAAAGGAGAAGGTTTAAAGATGTATCATATGGGAGTTGA
- a CDS encoding acyl-CoA dehydratase activase, which yields MYHMGVDVGSVSTDIVILDEKDNLVEGLYLKTLGNPIKILGEGFKKLGEKYKDKEIASIGITGSGRKIASFFIGGDAVKNEITAHAVASLELNPEVRTIIEIGGQDSKIITLQNGIINDFAMNTVCAAGTGSFLDRQAERMGISIEELGDLALKGTGDVRIAGRCAVFAESDMIHKQQIGCSREDILRGLCKALVRNYLSNVAKGKEIKEKIFFQGGVAANEGIKRAFEETLGYKIYVPKNHKLMGAIGASHLGKSEAIKNGNTTFKGFNFWESNFKTETHNCDGCGNCCEVIKILSGGKVVGFFGDRCSKWSNKIMTKAI from the coding sequence ATGTATCATATGGGAGTTGACGTAGGTTCTGTTAGTACAGATATAGTTATTTTAGATGAAAAGGATAATTTAGTAGAAGGTCTATATTTAAAAACTTTGGGAAATCCTATAAAAATATTGGGAGAAGGCTTTAAAAAATTAGGAGAAAAATATAAAGACAAAGAAATAGCATCTATTGGAATTACAGGAAGTGGTAGAAAAATTGCTTCTTTTTTTATAGGAGGAGATGCTGTTAAAAATGAAATAACAGCTCATGCAGTAGCTTCGCTAGAATTGAATCCAGAAGTTAGAACTATAATAGAAATAGGAGGACAGGATTCAAAAATAATAACCCTGCAAAATGGAATTATAAATGATTTTGCTATGAATACAGTATGTGCAGCAGGTACAGGTTCTTTTTTAGATAGGCAAGCAGAAAGAATGGGGATTTCCATAGAAGAGCTAGGAGATTTAGCATTAAAGGGAACAGGAGATGTAAGAATTGCTGGAAGATGTGCTGTATTCGCTGAATCAGATATGATACATAAACAGCAAATAGGATGCAGTAGAGAAGATATTTTAAGAGGACTTTGTAAGGCTTTAGTTAGAAACTATCTAAGTAATGTAGCAAAGGGAAAAGAAATAAAAGAAAAAATATTTTTTCAAGGTGGAGTTGCTGCTAATGAAGGTATAAAAAGAGCCTTTGAAGAAACTTTGGGATATAAAATATATGTACCTAAAAATCATAAATTAATGGGGGCCATAGGAGCATCACATTTAGGAAAAAGTGAAGCTATAAAAAATGGCAATACCACATTTAAAGGATTTAACTTTTGGGAAAGCAATTTTAAAACAGAAACCCACAACTGTGATGGTTGTGGAAACTGCTGTGAAGTAATAAAAATATTAAGTGGTGGAAAAGTTGTAGGATTTTTCGGAGACAGGTGCAGCAAATGGAGCAATAAAATTATGACAAAGGCAATTTAA
- the feoB gene encoding ferrous iron transport protein B, with amino-acid sequence MSNINHLSNINALSQMLGNKVNPMEDIVIALAGNPNTGKSTLFNTLTGLKQHTGNWTGKTVTTALGNYTFNEKNFVLVDLPGTYSLLSSSVEEEIARDFICFANPSATVVVTDSTCLERNLNLVLQVLEITDKVVVCVNLIDEAERKKITVDIDKLSQLLGVPVVATSARNGKGLEDLMEAVYKVSTGDIKTNPIKINYGDDIEKRIENLENEIDKFNNSSLSNRWIALKLLDENKSILNSMKKYLDFDYNLLPLNRNEDKDLRDDIVLTMVSIAENISKQVVSFEDKSYNEFDRKIDDILTSKIFGIPVMIALLALTLWITIEGANVPSEMLANMFSNLEKKLTAFFMSRGLEKLHGPLILGVYRTLGWVISVMLPPMAIFFPLFTLLEDLGYLPRVAFNLDNFFKKACAHGKQALTMCMGFGCNAAGVIGCRIIDSPRERLIAIITNTFVPCNGRFPILISITMIFIASNFSGSFNGVIAALTVTLIIILGIIATLLSSKLLSKTLLKGEPSSFTLELPPYRKPKVGQILIRSILDRTLFVLGRAIVVAAPAGLILWFFANTYVGDNSILQICANFLNPFAKAIGMDGYILLAFILGLPANEIVIPIIIMSYMSAGALIEFQNLSTLRDLLIANGWTIVTAINVMIFTLMHFPCGTTLLTIRKETGSFKWTLVSFLLPTLFGIVVCFLVTQTFALFPIC; translated from the coding sequence ATGAGTAACATAAACCATTTATCTAATATAAATGCTTTATCTCAAATGTTAGGCAACAAAGTAAACCCTATGGAGGATATTGTTATTGCTTTAGCTGGAAATCCTAATACTGGGAAAAGCACTTTATTCAATACTCTTACAGGATTAAAACAGCATACAGGTAACTGGACAGGTAAAACTGTTACTACTGCTCTTGGCAATTATACATTTAATGAGAAAAATTTTGTTTTGGTAGATTTACCTGGTACCTATTCTTTGCTGTCAAGTTCTGTAGAAGAAGAAATTGCAAGGGATTTTATTTGCTTTGCAAATCCAAGTGCTACTGTAGTTGTTACAGATTCTACTTGTCTTGAAAGAAATCTTAATCTAGTTTTGCAAGTTCTTGAGATTACAGATAAGGTTGTAGTTTGTGTAAATCTTATAGATGAGGCCGAAAGAAAAAAAATCACCGTAGATATAGATAAGTTATCTCAGCTTTTAGGTGTTCCTGTAGTTGCCACTAGTGCTAGAAATGGTAAGGGACTTGAAGATTTAATGGAAGCTGTATATAAGGTTTCTACTGGGGATATAAAAACAAATCCTATAAAAATAAATTATGGAGATGATATAGAAAAAAGAATTGAAAATCTTGAAAATGAAATTGATAAATTTAATAATAGCAGTTTGAGTAATAGATGGATAGCTTTAAAATTATTAGATGAAAATAAAAGCATATTAAATTCTATGAAAAAATATTTAGATTTTGATTACAATCTTTTACCTTTAAATCGCAATGAAGATAAGGACTTAAGGGATGATATTGTTTTAACTATGGTAAGTATTGCTGAAAATATAAGCAAACAAGTAGTTTCCTTTGAGGATAAGTCCTACAATGAATTTGATAGAAAAATAGATGATATTTTAACTTCTAAAATATTTGGAATACCTGTTATGATAGCACTTTTAGCTTTAACACTTTGGATAACTATAGAAGGTGCAAATGTGCCATCAGAAATGCTTGCTAATATGTTTAGTAATTTAGAAAAAAAACTTACTGCCTTTTTTATGTCTAGAGGATTAGAAAAACTTCATGGTCCTTTAATTTTAGGAGTTTATCGAACTTTAGGCTGGGTTATATCTGTTATGCTTCCTCCTATGGCTATTTTCTTCCCACTTTTTACTCTTTTAGAGGATTTAGGTTATCTGCCTAGAGTTGCCTTTAATTTAGATAATTTCTTTAAAAAAGCTTGTGCTCATGGAAAACAGGCTCTTACTATGTGTATGGGATTTGGCTGTAATGCCGCTGGAGTAATTGGCTGTAGAATAATAGATTCACCTAGAGAAAGGCTTATTGCAATTATTACAAATACCTTTGTCCCATGTAACGGTAGATTCCCTATTTTAATTTCTATAACTATGATTTTTATAGCTAGCAATTTTTCTGGTTCTTTCAATGGTGTTATAGCTGCACTTACCGTTACACTTATAATAATTTTAGGTATAATTGCTACCTTATTGTCATCTAAATTACTATCTAAAACGTTATTAAAAGGAGAACCTTCTTCTTTTACCTTAGAACTTCCCCCTTACAGGAAACCAAAGGTTGGACAAATATTAATAAGATCCATATTGGATAGAACTCTTTTCGTTTTAGGTAGAGCTATTGTAGTAGCTGCCCCTGCAGGTTTAATACTTTGGTTTTTTGCAAATACCTATGTGGGAGATAATAGTATTCTTCAAATATGTGCTAATTTTTTAAATCCCTTTGCTAAAGCCATTGGTATGGATGGATATATTCTTCTAGCTTTTATACTAGGACTTCCTGCTAATGAAATTGTAATACCAATTATAATTATGAGCTATATGTCTGCTGGAGCCTTAATAGAATTTCAAAACCTTTCAACTTTGAGAGATCTTTTAATTGCTAACGGTTGGACTATTGTCACTGCAATAAATGTAATGATTTTTACACTTATGCATTTCCCCTGTGGAACTACACTTTTAACCATAAGAAAAGAAACAGGTAGTTTTAAATGGACTCTAGTTTCTTTCCTTCTTCCAACACTATTTGGAATTGTAGTTTGCTTTTTAGTTACTCAAACTTTTGCCTTGTTTCCAATTTGTTAA
- a CDS encoding FeoA family protein, with protein MENNLLPLNKAPMGSIVSVKKLISDGISRRRMLDLGLIQGTKVQCLRQSPSGDPTAYEIRGAVIALRSEEASKILVQLI; from the coding sequence ATGGAGAATAATTTACTACCTTTAAATAAAGCTCCTATGGGAAGCATTGTTTCTGTTAAAAAACTTATATCTGATGGAATTTCTAGAAGAAGGATGTTAGATTTGGGTTTGATACAGGGTACAAAAGTTCAGTGTCTTAGACAAAGTCCTTCTGGAGACCCTACTGCTTATGAAATAAGAGGTGCTGTTATAGCTCTTCGTTCTGAAGAAGCTTCTAAAATATTAGTGCAATTAATATAA
- a CDS encoding iron dependent repressor, metal binding and dimerization domain protein, producing the protein MNSNKKFHTVRGYEILKKHKNLLTNSMEDYLEMIYRNSLECGYTRINEISKSLNIRPSSATKMVQKLSEIGFVNYEKYGIIKLTKKGEDMGSFLLKRHSIIENFLKNIGVKKDILVNIELIEHSVTKEALEKIDLLNRFLKENDDIKEKLQNFTK; encoded by the coding sequence ATGAATAGCAATAAAAAATTTCATACTGTAAGAGGATACGAGATATTAAAAAAACACAAAAATCTTTTAACCAATAGCATGGAAGATTATCTAGAAATGATATATAGAAATAGTTTAGAATGTGGATATACCAGAATAAATGAAATATCTAAATCCTTAAATATAAGACCTTCTTCTGCAACTAAAATGGTACAAAAACTATCGGAAATTGGATTTGTTAATTATGAAAAGTATGGCATAATCAAACTTACAAAAAAAGGGGAGGATATGGGGAGCTTTTTATTAAAAAGACATAGTATAATAGAAAATTTTTTGAAAAATATAGGAGTGAAAAAGGACATATTAGTAAACATAGAGCTTATAGAACATAGTGTAACAAAAGAAGCATTAGAAAAAATAGATTTACTCAATAGATTTTTAAAAGAAAATGATGATATAAAAGAAAAACTTCAAAATTTTACAAAGTAG